One Salvia splendens isolate huo1 chromosome 12, SspV2, whole genome shotgun sequence genomic window carries:
- the LOC121757308 gene encoding glucan endo-1,3-beta-glucosidase 14-like, whose amino-acid sequence MANLPTKASFLHFLLGFFLTLSGFGFIQEAQSLGINYGQVGNNLPQPQKVLELLRSLKLNKARIYDTNPQILTAFANSNVDLIVTVENDMLATLSDPSQALQWVQTRIKPFFPTTKITEIAVGNEVYTGEGTALLTQLVPAMVSIHAALARLGLDRSIKVSTPNNLAVLEESYPPSAGRFRPEVAAIMPQFLRFLAASRAPFWINAYPYFAYEDSPDKIRIDYVLLNPNPGMVDPNTGLHYDNMLYAQVDAVIFAMARLGFGGIEVRVSETGWPSRGDVNEVGATFHNAAVYNRNILRRQQRNEGTPLRPNAGLEIYVFALFNEDMKPGPTSERNYGLFQPDGTMAYNVGLSQLSTTASASASATTSSSTSASIFLTSAATATKVNQIGYLSFPYSIVLYFLGYQVLMRRHC is encoded by the exons ATGGCAAATCTTCCCACCAAGGCCTCCTTCTTACATTTTCTTCTTGGATTCTTTCTCACTTTATCAG GTTTTGGTTTCATACAAGAAGCCCAATCACTAGGCATAAACTACGGCCAAGTAGGGAACAACCTCCCGCAACCGCAGAAGGTTCTCGAACTCCTCCGCTCTCTCAAGCTAAACAAAGCCCGAATCTACGACACCAACCCCCAAATCCTCACTGCATTCGCCAACTCCAACGTGGACTTAATCGTAACCGTCGAAAATGACATGCTAGCCACCTTATCCGACCCGAGCCAAGCCCTCCAGTGGGTCCAAACCCGCATCAAACCCTTCTTCCCGACGACGAAAATCACCGAGATCGCCGTCGGGAACGAGGTCTACACGGGCGAGGGCACTGCCCTCCTGACCCAACTCGTCCCGGCCATGGTCAGCATCCACGCCGCCCTCGCCCGCCTCGGCCTCGACCGCTCGATTAAAGTCTCCACCCCCAACAACCTCGCGGTTCTCGAGGAATCCTACCCGCCCTCGGCGGGCAGGTTCCGCCCTGAGGTGGCCGCCATAATGCCGCAGTTCCTGCGGTTTCTGGCGGCCAGCAGGGCGCCTTTCTGGATAAACGCGTACCCGTACTTTGCGTACGAGGACAGCCCGGATAAGATCCGGATCGACTACGTGCTCCTCAACCCGAACCCGGGGATGGTCGACCCGAACACCGGCTTGCATTACGACAACATGCTTTACGCGCAGGTGGATGCGGTGATTTTCGCGATGGCGAGGCTGGGGTTCGGGGGGATCGAGGTCCGGGTGTCCGAGACGGGGTGGCCGTCGCGGGGGGACGTTAATGAGGTGGGCGCCACTTTCCACAATGCGGCGGTGTATAATCGGAATATATTGCGGAGGCAGCAGCGGAATGAGGGGACGCCGCTGCGGCCGAATGCCGGGCTGGAGATATATGTGTTTGCTTTGTTTAACGAGGATATGAAGCCCGGCCCGACTTCCGAGAGGAATTACGGGCTTTTCCAGCCCGATGGGACGATGGCCTACAATGTAGGACTCTCCCAATTGTCTACaaccgcctccgcctccgcctctgcAACTACTTCTTCCTCTACATCGGCATCAATCTTTTTAACTTCCGCTGCAACCGCAACGAag GTTAACCAGATAGGATATTTGAGCTTCCCATACTCAATAGTCTTATATTTTCTGGGCTaccaagttttaatgagaaGACATTGCTAA
- the LOC121759618 gene encoding protein FLOWERING LOCUS T-like encodes MPRDTNPLVVSRVIGDVIDPFTPTTDIQVFIDGVPICNGYRLRQSQVASRPRVDIGGQYFRILHTLVLVDADSPSPANPYLREYLHWLVTDIPSSTNPSFGNEVVPYEAPQPTMGIHRLVMVIFRQPRRQILLAPEWRNNFSIRQLSQVYNLGDPVAAFFYHCHRENGTGGRRA; translated from the exons ATGCCAAGAGACACAAATCCACTGGTTGTTAGTCGTGTGATCGGAGATGTCATCGATCCCTTCACCCCTACCACTGATATTCAAGTTTTTATTGATGGAGTCCCTATCTGCAACGGCTACCGCCTCCGCCAGTCTCAAGTCGCCTCCCGCCCTAGGGTTGATATTGGTGGTCAGTATTTCCGGATTCTCCACACTCTT GTTTTGGTGGATGCTGATTCTCCAAGTCCAGCAAATCCTTACCTTAGGGAGTACTTGCACTG GTTAGTGACTGACATCCCAAGCAGCACTAATCCGAGTTTCG GGAATGAGGTGGTGCCATATGAGGCCCCTCAGCCAACAATGGGAATCCACCGCCTTGTTATGGTGATTTTCCGGCAGCCGCGGAGGCAGATCTTGCTTGCCCCGGAGTGGCGCAACAACTTTAGCATCCGACAGCTTTCGCAGGTGTACAACCTTGGAGATCCAGTCGCCGCCTTCTTCTACCACTGTCACAGGGAAAACGGCACCGGTGGCCGCCGAGCCTAA